From Deltaproteobacteria bacterium:
CTACCCACACCCAATGGGTCGCCCTCAACGGCGCCTTCTACTCCATGCGGGCGCGCGACTCCCGGGAAGCCTTCGACCTCACCTGGAGCGCCGCCTTCGGCAACCTCGCGGGCGAGCGGCCCACCGCCCTCCAGGGCGGTGCCGTCTGGACCGGCGGCATGACCGGCCACGCCCGCGAGGGCGGGTGCGAGCTCGTGGGCCGCTCCCGGCTCGAGTACGATTTCGCCGAGAACACGCTCGGCCTCGCCCTGGACGGCATCGTCGCCACCGCCCGGGCCGCGGACCGGGGCCGGAGCTATGCCGGCCCCGCGAGCTTCGCCTGGGAGGACCTGCCAGTCGCAGCCGACGGCTCCTTCGGCCTGGCGGGGAGCGGCAACGGCACCGCCGGCCTCCACCCCACCCTGGGACAGGTGGACGGCGCCTTCTTCGGACCCAACGCCGAGGAGGCCGCCGGCGTGTTCGAGCGCCAGGGCGTCATCGGAGCCTTCGACGCCCGGTGCCGGTAAGAGGCTGGCGGCGCGCCGCCGCCCGGGCGTTCGTGTCGATTCTCGATTCCGAGGCTTGATTGCCTCGGCCCTCATTGAACCTGTAGCTTTGGGTCGTCCGGAACGGCAATCGGCGCCGACCGGAAGAACCCTGCTCCCTCGCACGCCCCCGCGTCTCACCTTGCAGCAGGAGAAGCCTACAGCACGGGCGGCCCGGACCCCAACAGGGTTTCGACGCGGTCGGCCACGCGCTGAGCGGGCTCGCGGAGCTGCTCGACGGTCCAGTCGGCGGCGTAGCCCTCGGTGATGTCGTCGTCGCGGGCGTGGTTCACAAGACGCTTGGTGAGGGGGCGGGGCAGCATGAGGTCGCGCTCGGCCACGGTGATGAAGGCGTTTCGCAGGCCGTGGAACCAGAAGCGCGTACCCGCGGCCTGGGTTATGCCGGCATGGTAGCGGTGAAGGTTCTTGAGATGGCCGGTGACGCTCGCGGACGAGGGAAACACCCAGCCTTCGTCCGTATCCTCTGCCTCGGCCCGGCGCCGCTCCAGCACGGCGGCGAGTTGGCAGGTGAGCGGAAGCTCCAGGGGCTCCCCGGTCTTGGTCTCCTCGACAAGCAGGATGCCACGCTCCAGGTCGATGCGCTCCCAGCGGAGCGAGACCACCTCGCCCAGACGCATGCCCGTATAGGCTCCGATGGTGAAGATGTCGCGGTGTGCGGGCGGGAGCCCTGCGGCCTCCACCCCTGCGCGCCAGCGGGGCAGCACCTCGGCCGGGGAGGAGATGCGCCGGCGGCGCTTGCGGTTGAGGCGCCCGCCCCCAGTAATCCAGAGCTCCACCGGGTTGCGCAGGCCCTCGTGGTC
This genomic window contains:
- a CDS encoding integrase arm-type DNA-binding domain-containing protein, with the protein product METIETNTAKRTAKLKTSLTRRTVEALKPDLRPWIAWDDRLTGFGVRVQPSGAKTFVVNYRSGSGGRSAPNKRVTLGRFGRLTPDQARRMAQELLGKVASGEDPAQERADARDMPTLAQAFEDYLEANPRRKPRTVEMYRMNLRVCFGDWLSRSLDSIDRGDVEARFHRITERRGWATANQAVSMLRSIYRRSSIDHEGLRNPVELWITGGGRLNRKRRRRISSPAEVLPRWRAGVEAAGLPPAHRDIFTIGAYTGMRLGEVVSLRWERIDLERGILLVEETKTGEPLELPLTCQLAAVLERRRAEAEDTDEGWVFPSSASVTGHLKNLHRYHAGITQAAGTRFWFHGLRNAFITVAERDLMLPRPLTKRLVNHARDDDITEGYAADWTVEQLREPAQRVADRVETLLGSGPPVL